A stretch of Acidobacteriota bacterium DNA encodes these proteins:
- a CDS encoding 2,3-bisphosphoglycerate-independent phosphoglycerate mutase, protein MKTVEEETLYRSLRLPHRPEGKLVLLVLDGVGDIATAATGYRTPLEAAVTPNLDELAQASAMGRMTPVLPGITPGSGPGHLGLFGYDPAVFRVDRGVIEALGLGMNLKMGDVAARANFCTVNADGIVTDRRAGRIDSGLNRVLCEKLGAIGRIGETQIIVRRGRSHRFVVVFRGGGIAGPLPDSDPHRAGLPIRPIIAESREERVKRAAEVIAAFYRQAMPLLSEDLPANGFLLRGIGSLPRIPGFEERFRLGAAAIAVYPMYRGLAQLIGMRNLERAREIPQQFQQYLDEFQHFDYFFIHVKGTDMAGEDGNFDGKVAVIEAVDRALPILLQKRPLVLAITGDHSTPVAMKSHSWHPQPVLLNSPVCGSDKLSRFTETCANRGSLGVFQSQYLIRLMMANAGLYGKFGP, encoded by the coding sequence GTGAAAACGGTGGAAGAAGAAACTCTGTATCGATCGCTGAGGCTGCCTCACCGGCCCGAGGGGAAGCTCGTCCTGCTGGTCCTGGACGGTGTTGGCGACATCGCGACCGCCGCGACCGGCTACCGCACTCCTCTGGAGGCAGCGGTCACTCCGAACCTGGATGAATTGGCCCAGGCCTCGGCCATGGGCCGAATGACTCCTGTACTGCCGGGGATAACGCCGGGAAGCGGACCCGGCCACTTGGGTCTTTTCGGCTACGATCCTGCCGTGTTCCGAGTCGATCGAGGCGTGATCGAGGCACTGGGACTTGGAATGAATTTGAAAATGGGCGATGTGGCCGCTCGCGCCAACTTCTGTACGGTCAATGCCGATGGAATCGTAACCGACCGCAGAGCCGGCCGCATCGACAGCGGGTTGAACCGGGTCCTCTGCGAAAAACTGGGCGCCATTGGCAGGATCGGCGAGACCCAGATCATTGTCCGGCGTGGAAGATCCCACCGGTTTGTGGTGGTTTTTCGCGGTGGCGGTATCGCCGGCCCTCTCCCCGACTCCGATCCTCACCGGGCAGGTCTTCCCATAAGGCCGATCATAGCCGAAAGCCGGGAAGAGAGGGTCAAGAGGGCGGCCGAGGTGATCGCCGCCTTCTACCGGCAGGCCATGCCACTGCTTTCGGAAGACCTTCCCGCCAACGGTTTCCTCTTGCGAGGCATCGGCAGCCTTCCCCGTATCCCCGGGTTTGAAGAGCGGTTTCGACTGGGAGCCGCGGCGATTGCCGTTTACCCCATGTACAGGGGACTCGCTCAACTGATCGGGATGCGGAATCTGGAAAGAGCAAGAGAGATCCCACAGCAGTTTCAACAGTACCTCGACGAGTTCCAACACTTCGACTATTTCTTCATCCACGTCAAGGGGACGGACATGGCCGGGGAGGACGGCAATTTCGACGGGAAGGTGGCCGTCATCGAAGCCGTGGACCGTGCTCTCCCCATTCTCTTGCAAAAACGTCCCCTGGTGCTGGCCATCACCGGTGACCATTCCACCCCGGTGGCGATGAAATCGCACAGTTGGCATCCCCAGCCGGTTCTGCTGAACAGCCCGGTTTGCGGGAGCGACAAATTGAGTCGTTTCACCGAAACCTGCGCCAACCGGGGCTCGCTAGGGGTATT